The following proteins come from a genomic window of Pyxidicoccus sp. MSG2:
- a CDS encoding AAA family ATPase has product MTPVPNPVRFRGTDSYLTNEGLQAAVNCALTLQRPLLVKGEPGTGKTLLAEAIAQSLGQRLLTWHVKSTTRAQDGLYVYDTVQRLYDSRFGDGDVRDIRRYIKMGPLGEAFSAPERVVLLIDEVDKADLEFPNDLLHELDRMRFRVTETGDEVAAKHRPVVVITSNNEKELPDAFLRRCVFHFIDFPDAELMRRIVAVHHPGLEATLTEQALKVFYELRAFTRLRKRPSTSELIDWIAVLKSQGVTDLKLDENLPFLGALLKKEQDLVSVAEAFGRGRRPRA; this is encoded by the coding sequence ATGACTCCGGTTCCCAACCCCGTCCGCTTCCGAGGCACCGATTCCTACCTGACCAACGAGGGCCTCCAGGCCGCCGTCAACTGCGCGTTGACGCTCCAGCGACCGCTGCTCGTGAAGGGGGAGCCCGGGACGGGCAAGACGCTGCTGGCCGAGGCCATTGCCCAGTCCCTGGGCCAGCGGCTGCTCACCTGGCACGTGAAGAGCACCACCCGCGCGCAGGACGGCCTCTACGTCTACGACACCGTGCAGCGCCTGTATGACTCGCGCTTCGGCGACGGCGACGTGCGCGACATCCGCCGCTACATCAAGATGGGCCCGCTGGGCGAGGCGTTCTCCGCCCCCGAGCGCGTGGTCCTCCTCATCGACGAGGTGGACAAGGCGGACCTCGAGTTCCCCAACGATTTGCTCCACGAGCTGGACCGGATGCGCTTCCGCGTCACCGAGACGGGCGACGAGGTGGCCGCGAAGCACCGCCCCGTGGTGGTGATTACGTCCAACAACGAGAAGGAGCTGCCGGACGCCTTCCTGCGCCGCTGCGTCTTCCACTTCATCGACTTCCCCGACGCGGAGCTCATGCGCCGCATCGTCGCCGTGCACCACCCCGGGCTGGAGGCCACGCTCACGGAGCAGGCGCTGAAGGTCTTCTACGAGCTGCGCGCCTTCACCCGCCTGCGCAAGCGGCCCTCCACCAGCGAGCTCATCGACTGGATTGCGGTGCTCAAGTCCCAGGGCGTCACCGACCTGAAGCTGGATGAGAACCTGCCCTTCCTGGGCGCCCTG
- a CDS encoding vegetative protein yields MDLAKALGDIFRQELQAKLAPLQTAVQRMEEGLDALELLRSATFRLAPLTSRLGAMAGVRTPLVTPEPAAKRGAAKAKRGAAKRGRPLVDGAAGRASLAKAPVVVKRARAEEGTRACAVMGCKRPSRSKGYCSAHYQKLRLLMRTNRRPAEWVDDAKPQSVREVKLPRGRAASKALQEATPKRSPPPAAPPKPKAWVRKKGKGDKVSLH; encoded by the coding sequence ATGGACCTTGCGAAAGCCCTTGGGGACATCTTCCGGCAGGAGCTTCAGGCGAAGCTGGCACCGTTGCAGACAGCGGTGCAGCGCATGGAGGAAGGCCTGGATGCCCTGGAGTTGCTGCGCTCGGCGACGTTCCGCCTGGCGCCGCTGACCAGTCGTCTTGGCGCGATGGCGGGAGTACGCACGCCCTTGGTGACTCCGGAGCCCGCGGCGAAGCGCGGCGCGGCGAAGGCGAAGCGCGGCGCCGCGAAGCGCGGCAGGCCGCTGGTCGACGGGGCCGCGGGCCGCGCCTCGCTGGCGAAGGCGCCGGTGGTGGTGAAGCGCGCGCGAGCGGAGGAGGGCACGCGGGCCTGCGCCGTCATGGGCTGCAAGCGTCCGAGCCGCTCGAAGGGCTACTGCTCGGCGCACTACCAGAAGCTGCGGCTGCTGATGCGCACCAACCGCCGGCCCGCCGAGTGGGTGGACGACGCGAAGCCGCAGTCCGTGCGTGAGGTGAAGCTGCCGCGCGGGCGTGCCGCGAGCAAGGCGCTGCAGGAGGCCACGCCGAAGAGGTCGCCCCCGCCCGCCGCGCCGCCCAAGCCCAAGGCGTGGGTGCGCAAGAAGGGCAAGGGCGACAAGGTGTCCCTGCACTGA